Proteins from a single region of Vibrio sp. DW001:
- a CDS encoding sigma-54 dependent transcriptional regulator — MKDTLYPSFGVLLVDDESAFIRSLSLVLERRGGINHLYQTSDSREVMTLIEQHPIELVLLDLNMPHLTGDVLLKQIVEKHPQVGVIIISGMNQIETAVDCIRLGAYDYFVKTTEENRLLEGIKRAVSMQEMRRENEAMRRRFLSDTLEEPEVFEQIITQDKKLRSIFQYLESISSSRQSVMICGESGVGKEQIAKAVHKLSRRPGKMVSVNVAGIDDNVFADTLFGHSRGAFTGADKKRIGMVEAAADGTLFLDEIGDLSHTSQTKLLRLLQEGEYYSLGSDRPKRSKARIVAATHQDLKSKVEEGSFRKDLYFRLCTHHVEVPALRERKDDIPLLFKHFLTQASDEMRKTAPAYPKELPVLLSTYHFPGNVRELQALIYDAVGQHKSHTLSMEVFRRVIDHSYHDLDSIEFDSGLFEPTKPLPTLQELSEILIIAAMERSNGNQSLASRMLGISQPALSKRLKKGQEK, encoded by the coding sequence ATGAAAGATACGCTTTACCCGAGTTTCGGTGTTTTGTTGGTTGATGATGAGTCAGCATTTATACGCAGTTTGTCTCTCGTTCTTGAAAGGCGAGGGGGGATAAATCACCTGTATCAAACGAGTGATAGCCGTGAGGTGATGACATTAATCGAACAACATCCGATTGAGTTGGTATTGCTCGATCTAAACATGCCTCATTTGACTGGGGATGTACTTCTTAAGCAGATTGTGGAAAAACATCCTCAAGTTGGCGTTATCATCATTAGTGGTATGAACCAGATAGAAACAGCGGTAGATTGCATTCGTCTTGGTGCATATGACTATTTTGTGAAAACGACGGAAGAAAACCGGCTGTTAGAAGGGATTAAGCGCGCTGTATCGATGCAGGAAATGCGTCGAGAAAATGAAGCCATGCGCAGACGCTTTCTTTCCGATACGTTAGAAGAACCAGAAGTATTTGAACAGATAATCACTCAGGACAAAAAACTGCGCTCGATATTTCAGTATTTAGAGTCGATTTCGTCTAGTCGACAATCAGTGATGATTTGTGGCGAAAGCGGTGTAGGTAAAGAGCAGATAGCTAAAGCGGTTCATAAGTTGAGTCGCCGTCCAGGAAAGATGGTCAGTGTCAATGTTGCGGGTATTGATGATAACGTTTTTGCTGATACGTTGTTTGGTCATAGCCGAGGTGCCTTTACCGGGGCGGATAAAAAGCGAATTGGTATGGTTGAGGCTGCCGCAGATGGCACACTATTCTTAGACGAAATTGGTGATCTTAGTCACACATCGCAAACCAAATTGCTCCGGCTTCTACAAGAAGGAGAGTACTACTCATTGGGTAGTGATCGCCCTAAACGAAGCAAAGCACGTATTGTTGCTGCGACTCATCAGGATCTTAAATCTAAAGTAGAGGAAGGCAGTTTCAGAAAGGACCTCTATTTTAGGCTTTGTACTCACCATGTTGAAGTACCCGCATTAAGAGAACGAAAAGATGATATTCCTTTGCTTTTCAAACATTTTTTGACGCAAGCGTCCGATGAGATGCGTAAAACCGCTCCCGCTTATCCTAAAGAATTGCCAGTGCTGTTGTCTACCTACCATTTTCCGGGCAATGTACGTGAATTGCAGGCTTTGATCTATGACGCCGTTGGCCAGCATAAGAGCCACACATTGTCGATGGAGGTATTTCGAAGAGTGATAGACCATTCTTATCATGATCTTGATTCGATTGAGTTTGATAGTGGTTTATTTGAACCGACGAAACCTTTACCGACGCTGCAAGAATTAAGTGAAATACTCATCATTGCGGCGATGGAGCGCTCTAACGGGAATCAATCACTCGCCTCTCGTATGCTTGGTATTTCTCAACCTGCTTTGAGTAAACGCCTCAAAAAAGGTCAAGAAAAGTAG
- a CDS encoding dicarboxylate/amino acid:cation symporter — MERKDATPQARGGFWSKMELWKKIVIGMIAGVIVGAIMGPDAEVLKPIGTLFINAIKMLIVPLIFCSLIVGVTSMQDSRKMGRIGAKAIILYLGTTAIAITIGLGLAAILTPGEGLNMVAQDSTTMGKDAPPLVQTLLNIIPKNPVGALAAGNILQIIVFALGLGISLTLIGEKAKPAIAVFESLAEAMYKLTELVMKLAPYGVFGLMAWVAGKYGIDILLPLIKVIAVAYLGSLIHVLVFYTGIISFVGRLSPIRYIKALTNPAAVAFTTTSSSGTLPATLKASREELGVSKGVASFVLPLGATINMDGTALYQGVCALFIAQAFGIDLEMSDYVLIILTSTLASIGTAGVPGAGLIMLSLVLTTVGLPIEGLAIVAGIDRILDMARTTVNVCGDMMVSVLIAKSEGELDESIYNAETSNVGSETEIV; from the coding sequence ATGGAAAGAAAGGACGCAACACCACAGGCACGTGGTGGCTTTTGGAGTAAAATGGAACTATGGAAAAAAATCGTAATAGGCATGATTGCAGGTGTGATTGTTGGTGCGATAATGGGACCAGATGCTGAGGTACTAAAACCCATCGGGACTCTATTTATCAATGCAATCAAAATGCTGATTGTACCGTTGATTTTCTGTTCTTTGATCGTTGGTGTTACATCAATGCAAGACTCCCGTAAAATGGGACGAATTGGTGCCAAGGCGATTATTCTCTATTTAGGCACAACAGCAATTGCTATCACTATTGGTCTTGGACTCGCTGCAATTTTGACTCCGGGTGAAGGGCTAAACATGGTGGCACAAGATTCAACAACGATGGGCAAAGATGCGCCCCCTCTGGTACAAACTTTATTAAACATTATCCCTAAAAATCCAGTGGGAGCTTTGGCCGCCGGCAACATCCTTCAAATCATTGTATTTGCACTCGGTTTAGGCATTTCGTTAACGCTAATTGGCGAAAAAGCGAAACCCGCTATCGCTGTTTTTGAAAGCCTAGCAGAAGCCATGTACAAATTGACTGAACTTGTTATGAAGCTTGCACCATATGGTGTATTTGGCTTAATGGCTTGGGTTGCTGGTAAATATGGTATTGATATTCTGTTACCGCTTATCAAGGTTATCGCTGTCGCGTACCTAGGTAGTCTTATACACGTATTAGTGTTTTATACGGGCATAATTAGCTTTGTTGGTCGACTAAGCCCTATTCGTTATATCAAGGCATTGACCAATCCTGCCGCTGTTGCGTTTACTACAACAAGTAGTTCAGGCACACTTCCAGCCACACTGAAAGCTAGTCGTGAAGAGCTTGGTGTTTCTAAAGGTGTAGCAAGTTTTGTATTGCCACTTGGTGCCACTATCAACATGGATGGTACGGCGCTTTATCAAGGTGTTTGTGCTCTGTTTATTGCCCAGGCATTTGGTATTGACCTTGAAATGTCTGATTACGTGTTGATTATTTTGACCTCGACATTAGCCTCAATTGGTACAGCAGGTGTTCCTGGTGCCGGTCTTATCATGTTATCGCTTGTTCTAACTACCGTTGGTCTTCCTATTGAAGGATTGGCAATTGTTGCTGGTATCGACCGTATCCTAGATATGGCACGTACCACTGTGAACGTTTGTGGTGATATGATGGTATCTGTTTTGATCGCAAAAAGTGAAGGCGAGTTAGACGAATCTATCTATAATGCTGAAACGAGTA